The DNA region gctcaatgataaaaaaacattctctgaatttatccatatttttaatttcaagtattagtatattcattattttactacaaaaattaagtctaatttattttaataattgacaCTTACAGTCAGCCAACACATTGACAAGGGCAAAGGCACCACTCATTGTACCAAAGCCCAGACCAGACACATAAGCCATCTCCAGCTTGTTGCTGCCAATCTCGTGGTTCTCAGATATTTCCTTTAATCCTGCCTCCGTCTTCCTGAGCAGCAGGTACATGAAGTAGCGGAATAAttcctagaataaaaaaaaatatatatttgttatcaGGCAGACAGTTCATTTAACTGAAATGCTTATATCCTGTAATTCTTGATAATGGTTTCACTTccagcaaaatatttgtcaagtttgttcttaaacctgtttacatttttttttgtggcaGGCGGAGTAATAATAATGCAGGTAAGTTCTCTgaagataaaatactttatcatgCATAAATACTGCAACGATATAACAACATGTAAAGATATCTACCCACTCATCAATGATTATCCAAATATTGACTAAGTACTGAATACAATACAAAGGTAATAGTTAGTGGCTTCATTGTTGACTCTGGTTTATGTTTTATGGAAGCTAGATATCTACTGACCTGTAGTATTATAGCAAACACCATCCCAAACGCTAGGTAAGATCTGAGAGGTACCACTGCGTACCACACCAGCGAAGACAACAAAAACGACAACAGCCATCCAAACGCTGCTGCGATCATGATGATGATGCGCACCGGATCGTTCGCTACCGTCATAGCGAACATGGCCAGTGGAGCCCCAAAGGCTAGCAGGGAACAACTAAAAAACTCCGCTACAGTCATTCTGCTAACTATTTAACACTATATGTACAATAATCACTATCAACTAGCTGCTGTAAAGCAGCTGTTTATTATCGTTAGTAATTAGACTTATACttcaacatttataattatttttatgatgtttatgtataaaaaaatatgattcatgAAACGCAGCCAAGTTGTCAAATTATTGACTTTAGGTTTGACAATTAacattttgcttttttttttgctttttaaagCTAGCGACATTACGGCTCAATATGTGCTGTAAGtagttcattcaatttaatttatgtgtattttgaATTCGCTTCGAAAgctattgtaatattaataaaaaatatatataatatatttataatagtttccatAACTCAGAATATCCAGACATACAAGataagatatttgtatttcatACGCATACCTTTTCGTGCTTGAAATGTTAGCCGGCTGACGTGACAGTTACGCGAAACACGCGAAATTGAACTTATTAAGTGAGAACTGACAGTtgcgttttatttatcaatagtaACCTCAATTTTCTAGCCTATTTTTAAacctttgaataataaattatatgcacaatttaataaaaacaagtccgtgataaagattttattacaaaaatgccACCAAAGCAAGCAAAGAAGACATTGTGGGTTGACTGTGACCGCTGCGGTTGTACAATAACCTCAAACGACAAGAATATTCATGCAGAGTTGAACTGCACtaagaatcaattaaaatgCCCTTACATTGAGGATGGGAGACTGTATACATGGTTGGAGAGGACAGGGGCGCCGCCAGATGGAGCTCCTAAGGATGCTGTGTTGGTACATCCCTCAGCAGGAACGCTGATAGGTTCTGTGATTGGTGGTGCCTTGGAATTGTGCAGGGGAGAGCTCCGACCATGGTTAAGAGGATGTGGCCTTCTAAAGGTTCTTCGCCGGCTGCAGTTATATTGAGCGCTGCCGGTAAGCCAAAATCAGTAGTACCTACTTActtgtttcaataaattattgccCGTATTTGCCAACTCCTACTTCAGTTACTTTTTGTCTATTGTAGGTGCAATACattcgttatttataatttattgtagtgATACTCCCTATCAGTTGCCAGACTTGTACAATAGCGGAACCACTGTTTTAAAGTGATCATTATGATAATggttagaatataattatatcctCTATATCCTATATGAATCAATAGCATTTCTTAGTAAAACTTTTGCCTGTTAGAAGACACCCGAATTGTTTCTTGGAAACTCCTGTAGAATTCAATTTATGGTTAACCTGATCTAAAGATACTCAAAAGTTTAATGTACTTTTTAGACCTTCCTGCATCGTGGAGCAGTGATGGCAAGACAGTAACAGTTTCAGTCTTAAAAGAAGAAATACCAGATGCAACCTCAATTACCATCAAAATATTGAACCACAAAACTGAGTCAGATATTTGtgatatattaaaacaacatttttataaccATTTTGTGTCACATGGCAGTcgattagtttattattactttGGTAAGAAATTAGAGATTGAAATCATAAGTGTTAAATCGAAAAATCAAAGTGAAGAAATTAAATGGTATGTACTTAAAGAGAACACTGTTTGGAACATAGATAGAGAAGTGATACAGAAGGTAAAGAAAAGACCAGCATTATTAGGTGGAGTTAATGATATTTTAGAAGAGGTTCAGACATTTATCCAAATATCTTTTAACAAAGACGGTTTAACAGCAAACTATCAGCCGACAAGAGGTCTTCTCATCTATGGCCATTCAGGTATTGGTAAGACTGCACTATGCAAGTACCTGATAGAAAATCTCAATTGTTATCATGTTGAGGTCAATGGACCAGCCATATTTAGCAAGTATTTTGGGGAAACTGAAAGAACCATGAGAAATTTGTTTGATAAAGCAATAGAGAATGAACCCAGTATTATCTTGGTAGACGAAATTGAAACTATATGTCCTAAACGATCCTCAGGCAGCACAGAACAGGAGAGAAGAGTGACATCAGCATTTGTTTCTTTCTTGGATAACCTTCATGATGAGAATAGAAGAGTCTTTATTCTTGCTACTACCAGGAAACCAGAAGCTATAGACCCAATGCTGAGAAGATTtggaagattagacaaagaaATTGAGGTCCCTGTGCCAGATAGGATTAGAAGGAGGGAAATACTTTACAGTTTACTTAAAAATCTTCCCCACAGAATACCTGAAAAGATATTGAGACAATATCTGACTTGGCTCACGGCTATGTTGCTGCCGACATTGTTAATTTATGTACACAAGCTTCCATGAAATGTATAAAGAGGTGCAGCGAATCCATAGAAAAAGAAGATTTAATTGCCGCACTAACTGTAGTTAGACCAAGTGCCATGCGCGAGTTATTAATAGAAGTACCAAATGTGAGGTGGACAGACATTGGTGGACAACAAGATTTGAAGTTAAAACTCCGTCAAGCAGTTGAATGGCCGCTAAAACATGGCGAAAGTTTTAAGCGTTTAGGTATACGGCCGCCAGCCGGAGTCTTGCTTTACGGACCTCCGTGGGCTGTTCTAAGACTATGATAGCAAAAGCACTGGCGACTGAAAGTGGGCTCAACTTTTTATCCATAAAAGGTCCAgagttattttcaaaatgggTAGGCGAGTCAGAGCGTGCTGTACGCGATTTATTTACGAAAGCTAGGCAAGTAGCTCCTTCAGTGATATTCTTTGATGAGATGGACGCTATCGGAGGCGAGAGGTGCGGGCGAAGCCGGAGTACATGAAAGGGTTTTGGCGCAACTACTTACGGAGTTAGATGGTGTGGTGCCCCTAAATTCCGTTACAATATTAGCCGCAACAAACAGACCTGATAGAATGGACAGGGCGTTGCTTCGACCGGGGCGATTAGATCGGCTTATTTACGTACCCTTGCCAGATTTCGAGACAAGGTTACAGATTTTGGAACTGAAGCTTGAAAAAATGAGTACCAGTGACATTAACTCGCACAGTCTTGCAACTAGGACCGACGGGTTTTCTGGCGCTGAACTTAACGCGTTATGCCATGAAGCAGCCTTGAGAGCTCTAGAGAGGAATCTCGATTGCCCAGCAGTAACCATGGAGCATTTTGAGCATGTTTTGAAAGATTTTAAACCAAGAACACCAGGATCACTGTTGAAGGTTTATGAGGAGTTTGCTTTAGGACAAAGATCTGGATGATAGCACTGTCGTCTTGTCTACAATGGACAATGAATGATTCTTGAATGATTTCATAGATTTCAAAAAGCACCTTGAATTAACACACTTTATAGGTCTCtgattaacattttaatgagtaatgagataaataaagtttattacctCGAAGCTCCTATTTATGAAACATTATTAATGAAGGCTAAATGTATGAGATaggtcatattttttaaagtatagttCTAATAtctttttctactgtttaaagATTGTGTGatgttcaaaaattattttgaataacaaaacaattaacCCTACTAGTtgtagcaaaatattattaataaaaaagatatttataaaaagttcaataaaaaaGTGTTACTTTATAAAGCAACAGAAATCAGTGGACTGTATATAAAGGGTTTTATATAATCATGACAGATTACCTAACTGTAAAAATTATCGCATGTTTACTACATTATTATATGTCTGAAATTAGTTGCGATTTTCAGCAGAATATCTACCAAAAATCAAATACTTGTATGGTAACACAATGTTATTAGTATAGTAAGTAAAGattaaatatttggattttataatttattttttccataGTATAAAGGAAgccttatatttattatttgtataaattaacacATAATCTAGTCcttataatactattttctgTTAATAACACTGATCTTTGTGGGTCATTTTTTGGGGTACAATCATTTTatgcataaatattatacatattacgatttaattttaaaatgtgttattCTTTCGACCCACAAAATTTCGCTACAGGGAGTCACAACACTCACTAATTAAGATTTTAACATGGGCTCTATTGTGATATTACTCATTTATGGAAATAAGTGAATATAATGCAGATTTTAGAACAAAGTTGATTTTACATCTATAGTTACAGAAATTAAAGAATATTGaagatttatgtaaatatttcgaatattgtGCAAAACGCTAAATACCTATGCGATTTTGGAACTTATTCAAAGAATGTATATTGTTTAACACACTAGAtaactgtattttgttttttttgtgtacattCTGAAAGTAGTTGGTGAATACATCTTAGTTTTGATTGGTAGATgactgtaataataaataccaatgAGCAGAACTTAAGATTGTGAGTGAAGAAAGCACAGAATTTAAAGATATGTGTGCACTTAACAAAATCTTCTTTTACCacacttatattttacattgtacACATATGGCCTATAATCGAATTTGctctaaaatctt from Manduca sexta isolate Smith_Timp_Sample1 unplaced genomic scaffold, JHU_Msex_v1.0 HiC_scaffold_1587, whole genome shotgun sequence includes:
- the LOC119191501 gene encoding gamma-secretase subunit Aph-1-like; amino-acid sequence: MTVAEFFSCSLLAFGAPLAMFAMTVANDPVRIIIMIAAAFGWLLSFLLSSLVWYAVVPLRSYLAFGMVFAIILQELFRYFMYLLLRKTEAGLKEISENHEIGSNKLEMAYVSGLGFGTMSGAFALVNVLAD
- the LOC115444694 gene encoding LOW QUALITY PROTEIN: ATPase family protein 2 homolog (The sequence of the model RefSeq protein was modified relative to this genomic sequence to represent the inferred CDS: inserted 4 bases in 3 codons; deleted 2 bases in 1 codon), whose amino-acid sequence is MPPKQAKKTLWVDCDRCGCTITSNDKNIHAELNCTKNQLKCPYIEDGRLYTWLERTGAPPDGAPKDAVLVHPSAGTLIGSVIGGALELCRGXAPTMVKRMWPSKGSSPAAVILSAADLPASWSSDGKTVTVSVLKEEIPDATSITIKILNHKTESDICDILKQHFYNHFVSHGSRLVYYYFGKKLEIEIISVKSKNQSEEIKWYVLKENTVWNIDREVIQKVKKRPALLGGVNDILEEVQTFIQISFNKDGLTANYQPTRGLLIYGHSGIGKTALCKYLIENLNCYHVEVNGPAIFSKYFGETERTMRNLFDKAIENEPSIILVDEIETICPKRSSGSTEQERRVTSAFVSFLDNLHDENRRVFILATTRKPEAIDPMLRRFGRLDKEIEVPVPDRIRRREILYSLLKNLPHRIPXKDIETISDLAHGYVAADIVNLCTQASMKCIKRCSESIEKEDLIAALTVVRPSAMRELLIEVPNVRWTDIGGQQDLKLKLRQAVEWPLKHGESFKRLGIRPPAGVLLYGPPGCSKTMIAKALATESGLNFLSIKGPELFSKWVGESERAVRDLFTKARQVAPSVIFFDEMDAIGGXRGAGEAGVHERVLAQLLTELDGVVPLNSVTILAATNRPDRMDRALLRPGRLDRLIYVPLPDFETRLQILELKLEKMSTSDINSHSLATRTDGFSGAELNALCHEAALRALERNLDCPAVTMEHFEHVLKDFKPRTPGSLLKVYEEFALGQRSG